Genomic window (Paenibacillus sp. JQZ6Y-1):
GCCATCTTTCATTTCGTATTGCTTGCCTTCAATGCCCCAATTGTTCAACACCTGTGCTTCGTCGGATGCCATCCAGTCGAGGAATTTGATAATACGGATCGGGTCTTTGGCAGATGTGGTGATCCCCATGCCGTAACCAACTGGTGCGCCAATATCTTGGAAGGAGCGATCTTTGGTCGACTCATCCAGTTGTACCGGATAATGACCGTAGGTGCGCTCTGCCATTTTGGACGATTTCAGTGAGTTCTCTGCTTGTTGGTAATCCCAGTCTTGGTCAATCAGACCAAGCACGCGACCACTGGCGATTTTGGACAGATATTGGTCACTCTTTTGGGTAAAGGCTTCTGGGTCTAACAGACCTTCGTTATACATATGGTTCAGCCAGCGGAAGTATTCTTTTTCCTCTGGACGTTTGTAGTGCAATTGAGCTTCGTACGTTTCTGGGTTGATATAGAATTCGCCATCATCCGGTGCGCCAGTAGCTAGGAACGCCGGGTTGGTCACGGTGATCATGATTTTCCAATCATCTGCATTCAGGGACAATGGGATGGTTGGCTGACCGTTGATCGTCGGGTGTTTTTCCTTGTATTCTTTGAGGACATTTTCAAAATCCTTGACCGTTTTGATCTTTGGATAGCCTAGCTCTTTCATGACGGCATGCTGTACTTCAAAACCGCCGCCTGCATCAAAGGAAGTTTGACCGACACCAGCATTGGTCGGAATCACATAGATGGACGGATCGTCTTTACTGTACTGCAAACGAGACAGATCGTCGCCGTATACCTTTTTGATATTCGGACCGTATTTGTCAATCAGATCGGTCAGATCGATCAGCGCGCCAGCTTCTACCAGCTTGGTGATTGAGCCTTTCGGGAAAATCAAATCTGGGTATTCGCCTGATGCGGTCATCAATGCAATCTTCTGCGTACCGCCACCGCTCACATCATACTCGGCATTGATCGTGACATTCGTTGCCTTTGTGATCGCCTGACCGACATCATCCTTCATATTGTTCCAAGTTGGACTTGCATCCGAACCAAAGAAGGAAATGGTGATTGGTGTCGATGGATCTGACGTTTCCGACTCGGATGGATCGGTACTGCCGCCACAGGCGGTTACGGTTGCCAGCGAGAGTACCGCCAGCGGAATCATGACGCGTTTCAACAATTTGCCAGCCATGAAAAAGCCCCCTTTTGAATGGTCATCCTCTGTATGCTAAGACGGCATTGCCGTCACGTAGCCTTTGTGAAAATAACACCTACACAATTCGGAAACAGCATTTCCCTGAGACCCTTTGCGGATTACCATTCATCGTATAATGTTTCCGCTTACATTTAAGGGGAAATGGATAGCCGGCACAAGGACCGGCTGAAGCGATGCGGCAGAAACCTTTTGAACCTGATTGCAGAAGCGTTGTCTGTCTTTGTCATGCAGAGCAGCAGCTAGAGCGATGACTATGTATGCCTAGCCCAGTGGGCAAAGGCATTATGCCTTCACCGCACCCAATGTCATACCGCTGACAAAGTACTTTTGCAGGAACGGATACACGATCAGAATCGGCACCGTAACGACGATGGTAATCGCCATCCGAATCGATTCTGGCGAGATGCTCGCCATCTGCTTCGCCATATCGTTCGCATTGACAGCACCGCTTTGCTGGGTACTTTGCTGCAATACTTTCATCAGCTCGTACTGTAGCGTCGTCCATTCTGGCGAACTGGCATTGTACAGATACGTATCAAACCAAGAGTTCCATTGCCCTACGGCGAGGAACAGAGCAATCGTTGCCAGTACTGGCTTACACAGCGGCAGGATGACTTTCAAATAGATCGTAAAATCATTCGCTCCATCCAGCTTCGCCGATTCTTGCAGCGCATATGGCAATCCATCGATAAAGGAGCGGATAATGAACACGTTGAATGCGCTAACCACGCCGGGCAGTACATACACCCAGAATGTGCCGATCAGATGCAAATCGCGCATCAGCAGGAAGGTAGGCACCAGACCTGCGGTTACATACATCGTCAACGCCAGAAAGGTCGAAATGAATTTGCGTGCCTGAAAATCAATCCGACTGAGCGTAAATGCCAGCATCGACGCGCTGATCAGACCGAGAATCGTACCAACTATTGTCCGAAGAATCGAAATCTGCGCCCCTTGCAGCAGACCTTGATACTGGAAGATGACTGAATAATTTTCAAATGTGAACGCGCGCGGGATAATATGGATACCGCCCCTTACCGTATCTGACGATTCGTTAAGTGAGATCGCCAGTACATTTAGAAACGGATACAGCGTTACAATCAGTACAAGCGACATCAGAATGGTATTGCACACATCAAAGATTTTGTCGCCTCGAGTGGCGTTAAATGCCTTGTTGGTCGCCATTGCCCTTCTCCCCTTTCAAGCTTATATCCTGCGTCGCA
Coding sequences:
- a CDS encoding carbohydrate ABC transporter permease; this translates as MATNKAFNATRGDKIFDVCNTILMSLVLIVTLYPFLNVLAISLNESSDTVRGGIHIIPRAFTFENYSVIFQYQGLLQGAQISILRTIVGTILGLISASMLAFTLSRIDFQARKFISTFLALTMYVTAGLVPTFLLMRDLHLIGTFWVYVLPGVVSAFNVFIIRSFIDGLPYALQESAKLDGANDFTIYLKVILPLCKPVLATIALFLAVGQWNSWFDTYLYNASSPEWTTLQYELMKVLQQSTQQSGAVNANDMAKQMASISPESIRMAITIVVTVPILIVYPFLQKYFVSGMTLGAVKA
- a CDS encoding ABC transporter substrate-binding protein — encoded protein: MAGKLLKRVMIPLAVLSLATVTACGGSTDPSESETSDPSTPITISFFGSDASPTWNNMKDDVGQAITKATNVTINAEYDVSGGGTQKIALMTASGEYPDLIFPKGSITKLVEAGALIDLTDLIDKYGPNIKKVYGDDLSRLQYSKDDPSIYVIPTNAGVGQTSFDAGGGFEVQHAVMKELGYPKIKTVKDFENVLKEYKEKHPTINGQPTIPLSLNADDWKIMITVTNPAFLATGAPDDGEFYINPETYEAQLHYKRPEEKEYFRWLNHMYNEGLLDPEAFTQKSDQYLSKIASGRVLGLIDQDWDYQQAENSLKSSKMAERTYGHYPVQLDESTKDRSFQDIGAPVGYGMGITTSAKDPIRIIKFLDWMASDEAQVLNNWGIEGKQYEMKDGKRVIPADVQERKTNDNTNFTKESGIGMYNFSVRYGDGVKDSTGNYYTTNFPEQILASYTQPEKDTLKAYGATTWKDLFPPKEDFPVKAWGAAYNLPSPDDANYTVTYQKSQDIVRKSIPEAILAKPDQFDTLYDQMIAQLNTDDMKKMEQTYSQMIKDTVELWNKPVAAK